One Pseudochaenichthys georgianus chromosome 7, fPseGeo1.2, whole genome shotgun sequence DNA segment encodes these proteins:
- the LOC117449869 gene encoding peroxisomal trans-2-enoyl-CoA reductase, giving the protein MLCTSPQLQSSTHAQSSSKGPSAAASMSNSERVVLALGGAGTVGSGIVKALLDKGFKVAVISRESSRLERLQSFVSPSTKENLTTLVGDVGSEGGVETVKQALLKAVGKVTDVVSSLGFSWWQGGPPHTQSVKDLHWVVETLLFSTFVSWKAFFPLVRDDSSSTYTFITGGAGEKLLMPGTGFLTVGAASTLAFCQVLREEYPEVPCKLNQVKINAGVGTPGRMAPGFLDHLELGEAVAALVERRSPSHSVVTINCPADLKTVCLERSL; this is encoded by the exons ATGCTTTGCACAAGTCCCCAGCTTCAGTCCAGCACTCACGCACAGTCATCCTCCAAAGGCCCGTCAGCTGCAGCCAGCATGTCGAACTCCGAGAGGGTTGTGTTGGCTCTGGGAGGAGCGGGCACCGTGGGCTCCGGGATTGTTAAAGCCCTGCTGGACAAAG gtttcAAAGTGGCAGTGATCTCCAGGGAAAGCAGTCGGCTAGAGAGGCTCCAATCATTCGTCTCTCCCAGCACTAAGGAGAACCTCACCACTCTGGTGGGGGATGTGG GCTCAGAGGGGGGGGTAGAGACGGTGAAGCAGGCGCTGCTGAAGGCGGTGGGGAAGGTGACAGATGTTGTGTCCTCTCTAGGCTTCAGCTGGTGGCAGGGAggacccccccacacacagtcCGTCAAAGACCTGCACTgg GTAGTTGAGACATTACTTTTCAGCACCTTTGTGTCATGGAAGGCCTTCTTCCCCCTGGTGAGGGACGACTCCAGCTCCACCTACACCTTCATCACAG GGGGAGCGGGGGAGAAGCTGCTGATGCCTGGGACCGGCTTCCTGACCGTCGGCGCGGCCAGCACCCTGGCCTTCTGTCAGGTGCTGCGGGAGGAGTATCCTGAGGTGCCCTGCAAACTCAACCAG GTGAAGATCAATGCAGGTGTCGGCACTCCGGGGCGCATGGCCCCCGGGTTCCTGGACCACCTGGAGCTGGGCGAGGCTGTGGCCGCCCTCGTGGAAAGACGAAGCCCCTCCCACTCCGTGGTCACCATCAACTGCCCGGCAGACCTAAAGACTGTGTGTCTGGAGAGGAGCCTTTAG